A window from Leifsonia shinshuensis encodes these proteins:
- a CDS encoding GNAT family protein — protein MAIVVPTLTEGRVGLRPIRLRDARALERSLLDNRGWLRQWEATSPYSPGSFDTRASIRSLLGNARAGHGLPFIVEWDGQLAGQLNVSSIAYGSLSSATIGYWIAEEFAGRNITPTAVALATDYCFYQLGLHRMEICIRPENGPSLRVVEKLGFRYEGLRRRYIHINGDWRDHFCFGLVSEELTQGVLRRWLDGNVPADAASIPAEDRAAAAIPLPVARHR, from the coding sequence GTGGCGATCGTGGTCCCCACCCTCACAGAGGGCCGCGTGGGCTTGCGCCCCATCCGCTTGCGGGATGCGCGCGCCCTCGAGCGCTCGCTGCTCGACAACCGCGGCTGGCTGCGCCAGTGGGAGGCGACGAGCCCGTACTCGCCGGGCTCCTTCGACACGCGGGCGAGCATCCGCTCGCTGCTCGGGAACGCGCGCGCCGGCCACGGCCTCCCGTTCATCGTGGAGTGGGACGGCCAGCTCGCCGGCCAGCTGAACGTGTCGTCGATCGCCTACGGCTCCCTGTCGAGCGCGACCATCGGCTACTGGATCGCGGAGGAGTTCGCCGGCCGCAACATCACGCCGACCGCGGTGGCGCTGGCGACCGACTACTGCTTCTACCAGCTGGGCCTGCACCGGATGGAGATCTGCATCCGGCCCGAGAACGGCCCGAGCCTGCGCGTGGTCGAGAAGCTCGGCTTCCGCTACGAGGGGCTGCGGCGCCGCTACATCCACATCAACGGGGACTGGCGCGACCACTTCTGCTTCGGGCTGGTGTCGGAGGAGCTGACCCAGGGCGTGCTGCGCCGCTGGCTCGACGGCAACGTGCCGGCGGATGCCGCGAGCATCCCGGCCGAGGACCGCGCGGCCGCGGCGATCCCGCTGCCGGTGGCACGGCACCGCTGA
- the galU gene encoding UTP--glucose-1-phosphate uridylyltransferase GalU — translation MANHDRVTKAVIPAAGLGTRFLPATKAMPKEMLPVVDKPAIQYVVEEAVDAGLHDVLMVTGRNKNALENHFDRNAELEETLTKKGDTERLQKVLYSTALADMHYVRQGDPKGLGHAVLRAKMHVGREPFAVLLGDDIIDARDDLLKRMLTVQAQRHATVVALLEVDPDSIHLYGAAAVEETDEDDVVRITGLVEKPDKEHAPSNYAIIGRYILRPEVFDVLERTEPGRGGEIQLTDALQSMAEAPDWTGGVYGVVFRGRRYDTGDRLDYIKAIVQLAVDREDLGPELRPWLRDFASGLEDEPVEIVEEMPADPTGPIQTLSARDL, via the coding sequence ATGGCTAATCACGACCGCGTTACGAAAGCAGTGATCCCGGCAGCCGGCCTCGGTACCCGGTTCCTCCCGGCGACCAAGGCGATGCCCAAGGAGATGCTTCCCGTCGTGGACAAGCCCGCCATCCAGTACGTGGTGGAGGAGGCGGTGGATGCGGGACTGCACGACGTCCTGATGGTCACCGGCCGCAACAAGAACGCCCTCGAGAACCACTTCGACCGCAACGCCGAGCTCGAGGAGACGCTGACCAAGAAGGGCGACACCGAGCGCCTGCAGAAGGTCTTGTACTCGACGGCCCTCGCCGACATGCACTACGTGCGCCAGGGCGACCCGAAGGGTCTCGGCCACGCGGTGCTGCGCGCCAAGATGCACGTCGGCCGCGAGCCCTTCGCCGTGCTGCTCGGCGACGACATCATCGACGCGCGCGACGACCTCCTCAAGCGGATGCTGACCGTCCAGGCCCAGCGGCACGCGACCGTCGTCGCCCTGCTCGAGGTCGACCCCGACTCCATCCACCTCTACGGCGCCGCTGCCGTCGAGGAGACCGACGAGGACGACGTGGTCCGGATCACCGGCCTGGTCGAGAAGCCGGACAAGGAGCACGCGCCCTCCAACTACGCGATCATCGGCCGCTACATCCTGCGCCCGGAGGTCTTCGACGTGCTGGAGCGCACGGAGCCCGGACGCGGCGGCGAGATCCAGCTGACGGATGCGCTGCAGTCGATGGCCGAGGCCCCGGACTGGACCGGCGGCGTCTACGGCGTCGTCTTCCGCGGCCGCCGCTACGACACCGGCGACCGGCTCGACTACATCAAGGCGATCGTGCAGCTCGCCGTCGACCGCGAGGACCTCGGCCCCGAGCTGCGCCCGTGGCTGCGCGACTTCGCGTCCGGCCTGGAGGACGAGCCCGTGGAGATCGTCGAGGAGATGCCGGCCGACCCGACCGGTCCCATCCAGACGCTCTCCGCCCGGGACCTCTGA
- a CDS encoding 5-formyltetrahydrofolate cyclo-ligase — MDPDTAAHRKRALRAELRERRQNLTTTERQTATAGITRNLVDLATDLSARSVAAYLSTPIEPDTRPFLNWAHTQGMRVLLPISREDGLLDWTTGDGETETEGLYGLPEPVGELLGPIAINDVDLIVVPAAAVDATGMRMGWGRGYFDKTLGSMEKCPPVYAVLFDGELVDEVPRERHDQPVDGAVTPSRIVQFT; from the coding sequence ATGGATCCGGACACTGCCGCTCATCGCAAGCGCGCCCTGCGCGCGGAGCTCCGCGAGCGCCGGCAGAACCTCACCACGACCGAGCGGCAGACGGCGACAGCAGGGATCACCCGCAACCTCGTCGACCTCGCGACGGACCTCTCCGCCCGCTCCGTCGCCGCGTACCTCTCCACCCCGATCGAGCCCGACACGCGACCGTTCCTCAACTGGGCGCACACCCAGGGGATGCGCGTGCTGCTGCCGATCTCGCGCGAGGACGGCCTCCTCGACTGGACCACCGGCGACGGCGAGACCGAGACGGAGGGCCTGTACGGGCTCCCGGAGCCGGTCGGCGAGCTGCTCGGACCGATCGCGATCAACGACGTCGACCTCATCGTCGTCCCGGCCGCCGCCGTCGACGCGACGGGGATGCGGATGGGCTGGGGCCGCGGGTACTTCGACAAGACGCTCGGCAGCATGGAAAAATGTCCCCCGGTGTACGCGGTGCTGTTCGACGGCGAGCTCGTCGACGAGGTGCCGCGCGAACGCCACGACCAGCCGGTGGACGGCGCGGTCACCCCGAGCCGGATCGTCCAGTTCACCTGA
- a CDS encoding FmdB family zinc ribbon protein, protein MPTYSYSCRDCGHAFDIQQAFTDDALTVCPNCGGSLRKVFGTVGVTFNGSGFYRTDSRSGGKKSDSGSGSSSSSSGSSSSGSSSSGSGSSASSSSSSSTSSSPSTSSSGSAA, encoded by the coding sequence ATGCCCACCTACTCCTACTCGTGCCGCGACTGCGGCCACGCCTTCGACATCCAGCAGGCCTTCACCGACGACGCCCTCACCGTCTGCCCGAACTGCGGCGGATCGCTGCGGAAGGTGTTCGGGACGGTCGGCGTGACGTTCAACGGGTCCGGGTTCTACCGGACGGACTCGCGCAGCGGGGGGAAGAAGTCGGACTCGGGGTCGGGGTCGTCGTCGTCCTCCTCGGGCTCGTCATCCTCCGGTTCGTCCTCCTCGGGCTCCGGCTCGTCCGCTTCGTCCTCGTCCAGCTCCTCCACCTCCTCGAGCCCGTCGACGTCGTCGTCGGGTTCCGCCGCGTAG
- the mscL gene encoding large-conductance mechanosensitive channel protein MscL, whose amino-acid sequence MLKGFKEFILRGNVIDLAVAVVIGAAFTAVVTSIVNNLINPLIGAFFKSSTLDSAMVVTLNGSDIKFGAVLGAIINFLIVAVVVYFVFVYPLNQVKQRAERLRKKGVVQPDKPITELDLLSEIRDLLQAQQSPPQPTGKHADPLT is encoded by the coding sequence ATGCTCAAAGGATTCAAGGAGTTCATCCTCCGCGGCAATGTGATCGACCTCGCGGTCGCGGTCGTCATCGGTGCGGCGTTCACGGCGGTCGTGACGTCCATCGTCAACAACCTGATCAATCCCCTCATCGGCGCGTTCTTCAAGTCGAGCACCCTGGACAGCGCGATGGTCGTGACCCTGAACGGGTCGGACATCAAGTTCGGCGCGGTGCTCGGGGCGATCATCAACTTCCTGATCGTCGCGGTCGTCGTCTACTTCGTCTTCGTGTACCCGCTGAACCAGGTCAAGCAGCGCGCCGAGCGCCTGCGCAAGAAGGGCGTCGTCCAGCCCGACAAGCCGATCACGGAGCTCGACCTCCTCTCCGAGATCCGCGACCTCCTGCAGGCGCAGCAGTCCCCGCCCCAGCCCACAGGCAAGCACGCCGACCCCCTTACCTGA
- a CDS encoding AAA family ATPase produces MWRLDRKTDDDDATSDIADDDALNPRTTTSPHALSLGDPALVAGNIAEPVWRRWREEIAAIGGDSPLLHFEDSPRTRIELSTTHPGGLPQFITGQSTLLSSLIRDELALRTARAAANAITQKGIELRSVRGIESVHLAIGLAQWRHGAEEYFAPILLRPLAIRRYGRDFELKLKGQTFLNPELARALNEQFQITLDADAFVALAVSNGVFKPQPVIDRLRGLTSHLPWFNVQPRLVASSFADVAPALSEEARDLDTVLLDALAGNPTARTTVEGAFNPVEPIRQDERPPATDTLLLDADETQENVVAQIAAGNSLVVKTLPGTGGTQTIVNAIGALVSQHKRVLVVSPRRSSLDDIAQRLTKAGLPGLAVTPRTLRRDLVQSIARNEKATQPKVTDVDEALVRLRKVLVDYRAALTRRDPVLRVSVLDALRELSRLSLLPSPPSTTARLGRHAIEALARDRDASADALIRAARLGEFRYGPNDSPWYGASFTTTEEGKAAHELAKKLNRAELPRLIDRAQALIGQTRMRPFASIAELGVYLRLLLDIRETLDKFTPSVFDRSLTELIAATASRRESPSMSSANRRRLRKHALEYVRPGVHVTDLNESLRRIQQQRILWNRFAVAGVVPEVPVGIADVQVAYQRVAEDLARLDIPLRRTGTPQSLAALPVEELTRQVAGLAAESEVLANLQERTALLTQLRDLELDPLISDLSIRHVPESQVSAELELAWWQSVLESLLASDRALLSANTGVLDRLEADFRLVDEAHASATGKQLAWMLAETWKIGIVDWPDEAAALKRLLKSSIPTATTLNEAAPHLARPLAPVWLISPYEVPSIGREVGFDAVLLVDAGASSLAENVPVIRRAKQVVAFGDPVTQTPSRFDIGVHEYGTTVEDVDVDALHADSALSRLSELLPVYTLSRSYRAGGEDLAELVNRRFYGGMIDSLPWAGTYLGHGSLALHYVTGGQGMPDSDTGAVESTDAEVAKVVELVLAHATERPRESLMVITASERHAVRVNQAVLAAFAKRTELADFILGERAEPFTVVTLDQSVGQSRDRVIFSIGYGRTPHGRLLSNFGALAEPGGDRLLAVGMTRGRRGMDIVSCFKPEDIDESRMRHGIAALAQVLGEADQIQAAAPEYLSPDADPMVLDLAKRLARRGLDVQLGYRGKLTLVASHQGRAVVVETDQDVSKGSLRESLRLRPDVLRRLGWHYLRVHSFELFADPDAVAGRVAALIGKAEPDAETAPITLPTLS; encoded by the coding sequence GTGTGGCGACTGGACAGGAAGACCGACGATGACGACGCGACGTCGGACATCGCAGACGACGACGCCCTGAACCCGCGCACGACGACCTCCCCGCACGCCCTCAGCCTCGGCGACCCGGCCCTCGTGGCCGGCAACATCGCCGAGCCGGTGTGGCGGCGCTGGCGGGAGGAGATCGCGGCGATCGGGGGCGACTCCCCGCTGCTCCACTTCGAGGACAGTCCGCGCACCCGCATCGAGCTGAGCACCACGCATCCCGGCGGCCTTCCGCAGTTCATCACCGGCCAGAGCACGCTGCTGTCGAGCCTCATCCGCGACGAGCTCGCGCTGCGCACCGCCCGCGCCGCCGCGAACGCGATCACCCAGAAGGGCATCGAGCTGCGCTCGGTGCGCGGCATCGAGTCGGTGCACCTGGCGATCGGGCTGGCTCAGTGGCGGCACGGCGCCGAGGAGTACTTCGCGCCGATCCTGCTGCGTCCGCTCGCCATCCGCCGCTACGGCCGCGACTTCGAGCTGAAGCTCAAGGGGCAGACGTTCCTCAACCCCGAGCTCGCGCGCGCACTCAACGAGCAGTTCCAGATCACGCTCGACGCCGACGCGTTCGTGGCGCTCGCCGTGTCCAACGGGGTCTTCAAGCCGCAGCCGGTGATCGACCGGCTGCGCGGACTCACCTCGCACCTGCCGTGGTTCAACGTGCAGCCGCGCCTGGTGGCCTCGTCCTTCGCGGATGTCGCCCCCGCGCTGAGCGAGGAGGCCCGCGACCTCGACACCGTGCTGCTGGATGCGCTGGCCGGCAACCCGACCGCGCGCACCACCGTCGAGGGCGCGTTCAACCCGGTGGAGCCCATCCGCCAGGACGAGCGCCCGCCCGCGACCGACACCCTGCTGCTCGACGCCGACGAGACGCAGGAGAACGTGGTCGCCCAGATCGCCGCGGGCAACTCGCTCGTCGTGAAGACCCTCCCGGGCACCGGCGGCACGCAGACGATCGTCAACGCGATCGGCGCCCTGGTGTCGCAGCACAAGCGCGTGCTCGTGGTGAGCCCGCGCCGCTCCAGCCTCGACGACATCGCGCAGCGGCTGACCAAGGCCGGGCTGCCCGGACTCGCGGTCACCCCGCGCACCCTGCGCCGCGACCTCGTGCAGTCGATCGCCCGCAACGAGAAGGCGACGCAGCCCAAGGTCACGGACGTCGACGAGGCGCTGGTGCGGCTCCGCAAGGTGCTCGTCGACTACCGCGCCGCCCTCACCCGCCGCGACCCCGTGCTCCGGGTGTCGGTGCTGGATGCGCTGCGCGAGCTGTCGCGCCTGTCGCTGCTGCCGTCGCCGCCGTCCACCACCGCCCGTCTCGGCCGCCACGCCATCGAGGCGCTCGCACGCGACCGCGACGCGTCCGCCGACGCGCTGATCCGCGCCGCCCGGCTGGGGGAGTTCCGCTACGGCCCCAACGACTCGCCCTGGTACGGCGCCTCCTTCACCACCACGGAGGAGGGCAAGGCGGCCCACGAGCTCGCCAAGAAGCTGAACCGCGCAGAGCTGCCGCGCCTGATCGACCGCGCGCAGGCGCTCATCGGCCAGACCCGGATGCGCCCGTTCGCGTCCATCGCCGAGCTGGGCGTGTACCTGCGGCTGCTGCTCGACATCCGCGAGACGCTCGACAAGTTCACTCCGTCGGTGTTCGACCGGTCGCTCACCGAGCTGATCGCGGCCACCGCATCCCGTCGCGAGTCGCCGTCGATGTCGAGCGCCAACCGTCGCCGCCTGCGCAAGCACGCGCTCGAGTACGTGCGCCCGGGCGTGCACGTGACCGACCTCAACGAGAGCCTGCGGCGCATCCAGCAGCAGCGCATCCTGTGGAACCGCTTCGCCGTCGCCGGCGTCGTCCCGGAGGTGCCGGTCGGCATCGCGGACGTGCAAGTCGCCTACCAGCGCGTCGCCGAAGACCTGGCGCGCCTCGACATCCCGCTGCGCCGCACCGGCACGCCGCAGTCACTCGCCGCACTGCCGGTGGAGGAGCTGACCCGCCAGGTCGCGGGCCTCGCAGCCGAGTCCGAGGTGCTGGCCAACCTGCAGGAGCGCACCGCGCTGCTCACCCAGCTGCGCGATCTGGAGCTGGACCCGCTGATCTCCGACCTCTCCATCCGCCACGTGCCCGAGAGCCAGGTCAGCGCCGAGCTGGAGCTCGCCTGGTGGCAGTCCGTGCTCGAGTCGCTGCTCGCCTCGGACCGCGCTCTGCTCAGCGCCAACACGGGTGTGCTCGACCGGCTGGAGGCGGATTTCCGGCTGGTGGATGAGGCGCACGCCTCCGCGACGGGCAAGCAGCTCGCGTGGATGCTCGCCGAGACCTGGAAGATCGGCATCGTCGACTGGCCCGACGAGGCGGCCGCGCTGAAGCGCCTGCTGAAGTCGAGCATCCCGACCGCCACCACCCTCAACGAGGCGGCGCCGCACCTGGCGCGCCCGCTGGCGCCGGTGTGGCTGATCTCGCCCTACGAGGTCCCGTCGATCGGCCGCGAGGTCGGCTTCGACGCGGTGCTGCTGGTGGACGCGGGAGCGTCGAGCCTCGCCGAGAACGTCCCCGTCATCCGCCGCGCGAAGCAGGTCGTCGCCTTCGGCGACCCGGTGACGCAGACTCCGTCGCGCTTCGACATCGGCGTGCACGAGTACGGCACGACGGTCGAGGACGTCGACGTGGATGCGCTGCACGCGGACTCCGCGCTCAGCCGGCTCTCCGAGCTGCTCCCGGTGTACACGCTCAGCCGCAGCTACCGCGCGGGCGGCGAAGACCTCGCCGAGCTCGTCAACCGCCGCTTCTACGGCGGCATGATCGACTCCCTCCCGTGGGCGGGGACCTATCTCGGTCACGGCAGCCTCGCGCTGCACTACGTGACCGGCGGCCAGGGCATGCCCGACAGCGACACGGGCGCCGTCGAGTCGACGGACGCCGAGGTCGCCAAGGTGGTCGAGCTGGTGCTCGCGCACGCGACCGAGCGGCCGCGCGAATCCCTCATGGTCATCACCGCGAGCGAACGGCACGCGGTGCGCGTCAACCAGGCCGTGCTGGCGGCGTTCGCCAAGCGGACCGAGCTGGCCGACTTCATCCTGGGCGAGCGCGCGGAGCCGTTCACCGTGGTGACCCTCGACCAGTCGGTCGGCCAGAGCCGCGACCGCGTCATCTTCTCCATCGGCTACGGACGCACCCCGCACGGACGCCTGCTCTCCAACTTCGGCGCGCTGGCCGAGCCGGGCGGCGACCGCCTGCTCGCGGTCGGCATGACCCGGGGACGCCGCGGGATGGACATCGTCTCGTGCTTCAAGCCGGAGGACATCGACGAGTCCCGGATGCGCCACGGCATCGCCGCGCTCGCGCAGGTGCTGGGGGAGGCCGACCAGATCCAGGCGGCGGCGCCCGAGTACCTCAGCCCGGACGCGGACCCAATGGTGCTCGACCTCGCCAAGCGGCTCGCCCGCCGCGGCCTCGACGTGCAGCTCGGCTACCGCGGGAAGCTCACCCTGGTCGCCTCGCACCAGGGCCGCGCGGTCGTCGTCGAGACGGACCAGGACGTGTCGAAGGGCAGCCTCCGCGAGTCGCTGCGGCTGCGCCCGGACGTGCTGCGCCGCCTCGGCTGGCACTACCTCCGCGTGCACAGCTTCGAGCTGTTCGCCGACCCCGACGCGGTCGCCGGCCGCGTCGCGGCACTCATCGGCAAGGCGGAGCCCGACGCCGAGACCGCGCCGATCACGCTGCCGACGCTGTCGTAG
- a CDS encoding MFS transporter, producing the protein MTTVPAQKRSPSPLLRRDFALVWSAGLVSDTGDWLLRIALPLFALSATGSALGASTVFLVELVPMLLVGSFLGVLVDRWDHRRTIVIVAVLQGLFLLPLLAASADRMGIVYAVAAVEAVLGAVINPARQAMTPQLVGADQLARANALIAVSDNLARLIGSPLGGLSFALWGLPGVVVADAASYVITAGLVALSRPHPLGVDGADETGADGEPAVAVERRILREWADGIALIARSGTLRILALIAALGGVAQGLFLVLFLVYVTQNLGAGDTGAGVIRGVQAIGGVLGGLVTGLLARRLGPRSLIGGGYLVFGMLSLLTWNLAPFTTALWVYCGLFIAMGLPGVTTATGEITLVQTEVPPRALGRVIAAVTTLDGAAQALGLLLGGLLADSGDIVPILDVQASLYLLCGVIGIVALRGAKRLP; encoded by the coding sequence ATGACCACCGTCCCCGCGCAGAAGCGCTCGCCGTCCCCGCTGCTCCGCCGCGACTTCGCGCTGGTCTGGTCGGCCGGACTCGTCTCGGACACCGGCGACTGGCTGCTCCGGATCGCCCTGCCGCTGTTCGCCCTCTCGGCGACCGGCTCGGCGCTCGGCGCCTCCACCGTCTTCCTGGTCGAGCTGGTGCCGATGCTGCTGGTCGGCAGCTTCCTCGGGGTGCTCGTCGACCGCTGGGACCACAGGCGCACGATCGTGATCGTCGCCGTGCTGCAGGGGCTGTTCCTGCTCCCGCTGCTGGCGGCGAGCGCCGACCGGATGGGCATCGTCTACGCGGTCGCGGCGGTGGAGGCGGTGCTCGGCGCGGTCATCAACCCGGCCCGCCAGGCGATGACCCCGCAGCTGGTCGGAGCCGACCAGCTCGCCCGCGCCAACGCGCTGATCGCGGTCAGCGACAACCTAGCCCGGCTGATCGGCTCGCCGCTCGGCGGTCTCTCGTTCGCCCTCTGGGGGCTGCCGGGAGTGGTGGTGGCGGATGCGGCGTCGTACGTGATCACCGCGGGGCTCGTGGCGCTGAGCCGGCCGCATCCACTCGGGGTGGACGGTGCGGACGAAACAGGCGCCGACGGCGAGCCCGCGGTGGCGGTCGAGCGGCGCATCCTGCGCGAGTGGGCCGACGGGATCGCGCTGATCGCGCGCTCGGGCACCCTCCGCATCCTCGCCCTCATCGCGGCACTCGGCGGGGTCGCGCAGGGCCTCTTCCTCGTGCTGTTCCTCGTCTACGTCACGCAGAACCTCGGCGCGGGCGACACCGGCGCCGGCGTGATCCGCGGCGTGCAGGCCATCGGCGGGGTGCTCGGCGGACTCGTCACCGGGCTGCTCGCCCGCCGTCTCGGACCGCGCTCGCTGATCGGCGGCGGGTACCTGGTGTTCGGGATGCTCTCCCTCCTCACCTGGAATCTCGCGCCTTTCACCACCGCGCTCTGGGTGTACTGCGGGCTGTTCATCGCGATGGGCCTCCCGGGCGTGACCACGGCGACCGGCGAGATCACGCTCGTGCAGACCGAGGTGCCGCCTCGCGCCCTCGGGCGCGTGATCGCGGCGGTGACCACGCTCGACGGAGCGGCGCAGGCGCTCGGCCTGCTGCTGGGCGGCCTGCTCGCCGACTCGGGCGACATCGTGCCGATCCTGGATGTGCAGGCGTCCCTCTATCTGCTGTGCGGGGTGATCGGGATCGTCGCTCTGCGGGGCGCGAAGCGTCTTCCATAA
- a CDS encoding helix-turn-helix domain-containing protein, which yields MSFTSGRPERRTTVTDPRALRALAHPLRLALLDHLMSFGPRTASECAAVVGSTASNCSYHLRALAKVGLVEAADAEDGRERPWRSASTGLSFGRSEDPEFEIGADTVERALADRQVDDEGALVHRAIAQRDEQPVEWREASILSGYALKLTAAELRELGERLDALIRPYIALTRTDAPDGSDVVALHLNAFRHPDAIAAARVAEERIAESRIAEERIAETRVAEEDS from the coding sequence ATGTCTTTCACATCGGGTCGTCCGGAGCGCCGCACCACGGTCACCGACCCCCGCGCGCTGCGGGCGCTCGCGCATCCGCTGCGCCTCGCACTGCTCGACCATCTGATGTCGTTCGGCCCGCGCACCGCCAGTGAGTGCGCCGCAGTCGTCGGCTCCACGGCATCCAACTGCAGCTATCACCTGCGCGCGCTCGCGAAGGTCGGACTGGTCGAGGCGGCGGATGCGGAGGACGGCCGCGAGCGCCCCTGGCGGTCCGCGTCGACCGGCCTGAGCTTCGGGCGGTCGGAAGACCCCGAGTTCGAGATCGGCGCGGACACCGTCGAGCGGGCCCTCGCCGACCGGCAGGTCGACGACGAGGGCGCGCTGGTGCACCGCGCGATCGCGCAGCGCGACGAGCAGCCGGTGGAGTGGCGCGAGGCGAGCATCCTGAGCGGCTACGCGCTGAAGCTGACGGCCGCCGAGTTGCGCGAGCTGGGGGAGCGGCTGGATGCGCTCATCCGCCCGTACATCGCGCTCACCCGCACGGACGCGCCGGATGGGAGCGACGTCGTCGCGCTGCACCTCAACGCGTTCCGCCACCCGGACGCGATCGCGGCGGCGCGGGTCGCGGAGGAGCGGATCGCGGAGAGCCGCATCGCGGAGGAGCGGATCGCGGAGACCCGCGTCGCGGAGGAGGACTCATGA
- a CDS encoding MDR family MFS transporter codes for MNQPTRASVGFRSERGPILIALMLTTGLVAIDSTILATAVPSIVQDLGGFAQFPWLFSVYLLAQAVSVPVYAKLSDTVGRKPIVLVGIALFLIGSVLCGFAWSMPALIAFRALQGLGAGAIQPMSITIAGDIYTVAERAKTQGYLASVWAISSVVGPTLGGVFSQFLSWRWIFFVNVPLCILAAWMLIRSFHESIERRKHRIDYAGAVLLTGGTTLLILAVLEGGQAWAWNSIWSIGAFVLGGLLLVAFVLVERRATEPVLPLWVFSRRLLVTTTLISLGVGAILIGLTSYVPTYLEGTIGVAPIVSGLAVAALTLGWPIAASLSGRFYLRIGFRNTALLGMSIAIVGAISLALTSVTPSVLFVAVSCFVVGLGMGLIATPTLIAAQSSVAWNERGVVTGSNMFARSIGSAVGVAVFGAIANSIIAGSAGGAKSPETIQSASTAVFVAVAIATVLTIAAGLAMPRSRVEDVELGRAPATAE; via the coding sequence ATGAACCAACCCACCCGAGCGAGCGTCGGCTTCCGATCGGAGCGCGGCCCCATCCTCATCGCCCTCATGCTGACGACGGGGCTGGTGGCGATCGACTCGACGATCCTCGCGACGGCGGTCCCCTCGATCGTCCAGGACCTCGGCGGGTTCGCGCAGTTCCCGTGGCTGTTCTCGGTGTACCTGCTCGCGCAGGCGGTGTCCGTCCCGGTCTATGCGAAGCTCTCCGACACCGTCGGCCGCAAGCCGATCGTGCTCGTCGGCATCGCCCTGTTCCTGATCGGCTCGGTGCTCTGCGGGTTCGCCTGGAGCATGCCGGCGCTGATCGCATTCCGTGCCCTGCAGGGACTCGGCGCCGGAGCCATCCAGCCGATGTCGATCACCATCGCGGGCGACATCTACACCGTCGCGGAGCGCGCCAAGACGCAGGGCTACCTCGCCAGCGTCTGGGCGATCTCCTCCGTCGTCGGACCGACGCTCGGTGGCGTGTTCTCGCAGTTCCTGTCGTGGCGCTGGATCTTCTTCGTCAACGTGCCTCTGTGCATCCTCGCCGCGTGGATGCTGATCCGCAGCTTCCACGAGAGCATCGAGCGCCGCAAGCACCGCATCGACTACGCGGGCGCTGTACTCCTGACCGGCGGCACGACCCTGCTCATCCTCGCCGTGCTCGAGGGCGGCCAGGCGTGGGCGTGGAACTCGATCTGGAGCATCGGCGCGTTCGTCCTCGGCGGGCTGCTGCTCGTCGCGTTCGTGCTGGTCGAGCGGCGGGCGACCGAGCCGGTGCTGCCGCTGTGGGTGTTCTCCCGCCGTCTGCTGGTGACGACCACGCTGATCTCGCTGGGCGTCGGCGCCATCCTGATCGGCCTCACCTCGTACGTGCCTACCTATCTGGAGGGCACGATCGGCGTCGCGCCCATCGTGTCCGGTCTCGCCGTCGCCGCGCTGACCCTCGGCTGGCCGATCGCGGCCAGCCTGTCCGGACGCTTCTACCTGCGCATCGGCTTCCGCAACACGGCGCTGCTCGGCATGAGCATCGCCATCGTCGGCGCGATCTCGCTCGCGCTCACCTCAGTGACCCCGTCGGTGCTGTTCGTCGCGGTCAGCTGCTTCGTGGTCGGCCTCGGGATGGGCCTGATCGCGACCCCGACGCTGATCGCGGCGCAGTCGAGCGTCGCCTGGAACGAGCGCGGCGTGGTCACCGGCAGCAACATGTTCGCTCGCTCCATCGGCAGCGCGGTCGGCGTCGCCGTGTTCGGCGCGATCGCGAACTCGATCATCGCGGGCTCGGCGGGCGGCGCGAAGTCGCCCGAGACCATCCAGTCGGCGTCGACGGCGGTGTTCGTGGCGGTGGCGATCGCCACGGTGCTCACCATCGCGGCGGGCCTGGCGATGCCGCGGTCGCGCGTCGAGGACGTCGAGCTGGGACGTGCGCCCGCGACGGCCGAGTAA